Proteins encoded in a region of the Melioribacteraceae bacterium genome:
- a CDS encoding glycosyltransferase family 4 protein: protein MRGALLLYSFLTRKKVIYALAGDDELYKNSYLKYHLSKRISLKRVIKIIDALICDFIIRFRKNKIDLIITQTIHQQKLLFKNKGMKSIVIPNSYIKINRIDDYNPKKKNIVLWVGNMREVKRPNLFIDLAKLISRQEWDFVMIGEAGKYLNKVQDNSEFIKFLGPLSYEKTIEWFKIAKILVNTSTTEGFPNTFIQAWNNNVLVISLVVDPDNVLTEDKMGLYAYGDFNTLKKILEDAIRKYKIYQDIITHAYNYSSNKYDITINTKRFEEELICLN from the coding sequence ATGAGGGGAGCTCTTTTATTGTATTCATTTTTAACTAGAAAGAAAGTTATTTATGCTTTAGCGGGTGATGATGAATTATATAAAAATTCCTATCTGAAATACCATTTGTCCAAGAGAATATCATTAAAGAGAGTAATCAAAATTATTGATGCACTAATTTGTGATTTTATAATTCGGTTCAGAAAAAATAAAATTGATCTTATAATAACTCAAACAATTCACCAGCAAAAACTATTATTTAAAAATAAGGGAATGAAATCGATAGTAATTCCTAATTCATATATAAAAATAAATAGAATTGATGACTACAATCCGAAAAAGAAAAATATTGTACTTTGGGTAGGAAATATGAGAGAAGTAAAAAGACCCAATTTATTCATCGACCTTGCAAAATTGATATCTCGGCAAGAGTGGGATTTTGTTATGATAGGTGAAGCTGGGAAATATCTAAATAAAGTTCAGGATAATTCAGAGTTCATAAAATTCTTAGGCCCTTTAAGTTATGAAAAAACAATCGAATGGTTTAAAATTGCAAAAATACTAGTTAACACAAGTACAACTGAAGGATTTCCCAATACATTCATACAAGCATGGAATAATAATGTACTTGTTATCAGTCTTGTTGTTGATCCTGACAATGTTTTAACAGAAGATAAGATGGGTTTATATGCATACGGTGATTTTAATACTTTAAAAAAAATATTAGAAGATGCAATCAGAAAATATAAAATCTATCAAGATATAATCACCCATGCATATAATTATAGTTCTAATAAGTATGATATAACAATAAATACAAAAAGATTTGAGGAAGAATTAATTTGCCTAAATTGA
- a CDS encoding class I SAM-dependent methyltransferase — protein MKRTKNLLKNNNLFNKLYYKIPRQILDNQKQINDNELNELKFFLIENYYKNKHPFTQDAFMLFENDLLSHLMTRLQIDRKRIIPWLNTAKPLTDSTVLEIGCGTGSSTVALAEQGAKVTGIDIEEESITVAKKRCSLYKVEAHFKVMNAVDLIDSFINCKFDFIIFFASLEHMTVRERITAIKQAWNLLNKNGILSVIETPNRLWYYDIHTSQLPFFHWLPDDLAYYYSRKSKRNNFRELYMDESLKNYEHFLRRGRGVSFHEFELAIESFNKIKTISSLSSFENIFFRMNIPKQKKIFKSFIMNLYPGIHHGFFDEILNINITKDF, from the coding sequence ATGAAAAGAACTAAAAATTTGTTAAAAAATAATAATTTATTTAATAAGCTATATTATAAAATACCCCGACAAATATTAGATAATCAAAAACAAATAAATGATAATGAACTTAATGAACTTAAATTTTTTTTAATTGAAAACTATTATAAGAATAAACATCCTTTTACTCAGGATGCATTTATGTTATTTGAAAATGATCTATTATCGCATTTAATGACTAGATTACAAATTGATAGAAAACGAATCATACCATGGTTGAATACAGCTAAACCATTAACTGATTCTACTGTTTTAGAAATTGGATGTGGAACCGGATCTTCCACTGTTGCCTTAGCTGAACAAGGAGCTAAGGTTACAGGAATCGATATTGAAGAAGAATCTATTACCGTTGCAAAAAAACGGTGTAGTCTCTATAAAGTGGAAGCTCATTTTAAAGTTATGAATGCAGTTGATCTTATAGACTCGTTTATTAATTGCAAATTTGACTTTATTATTTTTTTTGCAAGCCTTGAGCATATGACTGTTCGTGAAAGAATAACAGCTATTAAACAAGCTTGGAATTTACTTAATAAAAATGGAATATTATCTGTAATTGAAACTCCGAATCGTTTGTGGTATTATGATATTCATACATCTCAACTTCCGTTCTTTCACTGGCTACCGGATGATCTTGCATACTACTATTCAAGGAAAAGTAAAAGAAATAATTTTAGAGAATTATATATGGATGAATCGTTGAAAAATTATGAACATTTCCTGCGAAGGGGGCGAGGTGTAAGTTTCCATGAATTTGAGCTCGCAATTGAATCATTCAATAAAATTAAAACCATAAGCAGTTTATCTTCATTTGAAAATATTTTTTTTCGTATGAATATCCCCAAACAGAAAAAAATATTCAAGTCATTTATAATGAATTTATATCCTGGGATTCATCATGGATTCTTTGATGAAATTCTTAACATTAACATAACAAAAGATTTTTAA